In the Marinomonas algicola genome, one interval contains:
- a CDS encoding ASCH domain-containing protein: protein MPEESVFGLISRDNMDAKSKVYLDEYLQTLPSNVANKHTSFSSDYFCADEVNANICADLIVRGEKQASCSMDYWYSHEDEALPEVGHLQVVTDWDGNPVCIIEITSVSKCKYNEITAEFAALEGEGDKTLAWWRDAHWAFFALECDELGIQPSEDMLLVLEQFKVVYRS, encoded by the coding sequence ATGCCCGAAGAGTCCGTTTTTGGATTGATATCAAGGGATAATATGGACGCAAAAAGTAAAGTGTATTTAGATGAATATCTTCAAACTTTGCCTTCAAATGTTGCGAATAAGCACACTTCTTTTAGCTCAGATTACTTTTGTGCAGACGAAGTGAATGCAAATATTTGCGCTGATTTAATCGTACGAGGAGAAAAACAAGCCTCTTGTAGTATGGATTATTGGTATAGCCATGAAGATGAAGCTTTGCCCGAAGTTGGGCATTTGCAAGTCGTTACGGATTGGGATGGGAACCCTGTTTGCATTATTGAAATTACTTCCGTATCCAAATGCAAATACAATGAAATCACCGCAGAGTTTGCTGCTTTAGAAGGCGAAGGGGACAAAACATTAGCTTGGTGGCGTGATGCGCATTGGGCTTTCTTTGCACTTGAATGTGACGAGTTAGGTATTCAACCAAGTGAAGATATGCTGTTGGTTCTAGAGCAGTTTAAAGTGGTTTATCGATCCTAA
- a CDS encoding ABC transporter substrate-binding protein: MKKLTLSTLIALSSLSSVSYAACAIENTQEVKTISASFAAWKAVTQAMAECGNVSSTLDSEFKTKVGAALAAKPSLYHVSGVANGTFVPLLNSGLLRPLDDLVVKYGKNLNPNQFIQVDGKTMAIAMMINTQHFMYRKDILDKVGLDTPTTWDEVLVAAEKIQQADLIQYPLGGTYQTGWNLAMEFINMYLGFGTDLFDGNQATVNNESGIKTLEMMKKLTAYMDPEYLIADPTFVQKQLQQGNVAMANLWATRATALDNKEESQVVGKVYMSAAPKSMENGHPASTMWWDGITIAKNITDEEAKNAFQVALEGLDEEMVKENADAAIWLIKGYKPTRLSNGAIQNAINKTPSYPLTANIGLIHSALGKNVSDYLTGQKTAAETLQAVEEDYTSAAKESGLL, encoded by the coding sequence ATGAAAAAGCTAACACTATCGACACTGATTGCACTCAGCTCTCTAAGCTCTGTTTCTTATGCCGCTTGCGCAATTGAAAATACTCAAGAAGTAAAAACCATTTCAGCCAGTTTTGCTGCATGGAAAGCCGTTACTCAAGCTATGGCGGAATGTGGGAACGTCAGCTCCACACTTGATTCCGAATTTAAAACAAAAGTAGGGGCAGCTTTAGCGGCAAAGCCCTCTTTGTATCATGTCAGTGGCGTTGCTAATGGCACCTTTGTTCCTCTATTAAACAGCGGATTACTCAGACCTCTTGATGATCTTGTTGTTAAATACGGTAAGAACTTAAACCCTAATCAGTTCATTCAAGTCGATGGAAAAACCATGGCCATCGCAATGATGATAAACACTCAGCACTTTATGTATCGCAAAGACATTTTAGACAAAGTGGGTTTGGATACACCGACAACATGGGATGAAGTGCTTGTCGCAGCAGAAAAAATTCAACAAGCGGATCTCATTCAATACCCTCTCGGTGGCACCTATCAGACAGGCTGGAACCTTGCGATGGAGTTCATCAACATGTACCTAGGTTTTGGTACTGATTTGTTTGATGGTAACCAAGCAACGGTTAACAATGAATCTGGTATTAAAACACTGGAAATGATGAAGAAGCTAACCGCTTACATGGACCCAGAATACCTTATTGCTGATCCAACGTTCGTTCAAAAACAGTTACAGCAAGGCAATGTCGCGATGGCAAATCTATGGGCAACACGAGCAACAGCACTCGATAACAAAGAAGAGTCACAAGTTGTTGGAAAGGTTTATATGTCAGCGGCACCTAAATCAATGGAAAATGGTCACCCAGCAAGTACGATGTGGTGGGACGGCATTACCATCGCCAAAAACATTACGGATGAAGAAGCGAAAAATGCGTTTCAAGTCGCGTTAGAAGGCTTAGATGAAGAAATGGTAAAAGAAAACGCCGATGCCGCTATTTGGCTTATCAAAGGTTATAAGCCAACACGCTTGAGTAATGGAGCTATTCAAAACGCAATCAACAAAACACCAAGTTACCCGCTCACTGCGAATATTGGTTTAATTCATTCCGCATTGGGTAAAAATGTCTCTGATTACTTAACAGGTCAAAAAACCGCAGCGGAAACCTTACAGGCTGTAGAAGAAGATTACACCTCTGCTGCAAAAGAGTCTGGCTTACTGTAA
- the tnpB gene encoding IS66 family insertion sequence element accessory protein TnpB (TnpB, as the term is used for proteins encoded by IS66 family insertion elements, is considered an accessory protein, since TnpC, encoded by a neighboring gene, is a DDE family transposase.) produces MFTASNQFNVTLICGPTDMRKAINGLCNIVAYDLEKEPCSDHILVFCGRARDKVKILQWSSNGFWLHYKRLEKEHFQWPGIDDEHLSIQVSPRQLNWLLDGLALNLQEAHPHLTYRYHDD; encoded by the coding sequence ATGTTTACCGCATCAAATCAATTTAATGTGACCCTCATTTGTGGACCAACCGATATGCGTAAAGCCATTAATGGACTATGTAATATTGTCGCGTACGATCTGGAAAAAGAACCCTGTAGCGATCATATTCTTGTTTTTTGTGGCCGAGCACGAGATAAAGTCAAAATTTTACAATGGTCTTCTAATGGCTTTTGGCTGCATTATAAGCGTCTCGAAAAAGAACATTTTCAGTGGCCTGGTATTGATGATGAGCACTTGTCTATTCAAGTATCACCCCGTCAGCTGAATTGGTTATTGGATGGTCTTGCGCTCAATTTACAAGAGGCTCACCCACATTTAACGTATCGATATCATGACGATTAG
- a CDS encoding nuclear transport factor 2 family protein, protein MKNFDSKFLDLPDYIIKITKEIWEDRSLHTLHKYYGEDIIVRVPATLIKGNVNVIASTMATLSEFPDRTLLGEDVIWSGNDTDGYLSSHRIYSQATHLKDGVFGKATGKKLGFRIIADCYCINNQITDEWMIRDQGAVVFQLGLDPKTYAYQQIQDEGGIDQATKPFNASMDIVGPYTGKGNENSIGQSYADTLQRLMNADFNAIFSLFDRAVQTEYPNGVSDHGHQSVDAFWLGLRSSFPNAEFTIHHVIGRDDKGMADRAAIRWSLAGKHEGWGRYGQPTNAEVYIMGISHVEFGPRGITREFVTIDDTAIWKQILLHTG, encoded by the coding sequence ATGAAAAATTTTGATTCTAAATTTCTCGATTTACCCGACTACATCATTAAAATTACCAAAGAGATCTGGGAAGATCGAAGCTTACACACTCTCCACAAGTATTATGGAGAAGACATTATCGTCCGCGTTCCTGCCACTTTAATTAAAGGTAATGTTAATGTCATCGCTTCTACAATGGCAACATTAAGTGAATTCCCTGATCGAACACTATTAGGTGAAGATGTGATTTGGTCTGGCAATGATACGGACGGCTACCTTTCTTCTCATCGAATTTACTCTCAAGCAACACACCTAAAAGATGGCGTATTCGGCAAGGCGACGGGGAAAAAGCTTGGCTTTAGAATCATTGCTGACTGCTACTGTATCAACAACCAAATTACCGACGAATGGATGATTCGAGACCAAGGAGCCGTTGTCTTTCAATTAGGTTTAGACCCTAAGACTTACGCTTACCAACAAATTCAGGATGAGGGTGGTATCGATCAAGCTACCAAACCCTTTAACGCATCGATGGACATCGTGGGGCCTTATACAGGAAAAGGCAACGAAAATTCAATTGGTCAATCCTACGCAGACACGTTGCAGCGCTTGATGAACGCCGATTTTAACGCTATTTTCTCTCTTTTCGATAGGGCCGTACAAACAGAATACCCGAACGGTGTGTCCGATCACGGTCACCAAAGTGTCGACGCATTTTGGTTAGGACTACGTTCATCCTTCCCTAATGCTGAATTCACCATCCATCATGTCATTGGCCGTGATGACAAAGGAATGGCCGATCGAGCCGCTATACGTTGGTCTCTTGCAGGTAAACATGAAGGATGGGGGCGTTATGGACAACCAACAAACGCTGAAGTTTATATCATGGGTATAAGCCACGTTGAATTTGGACCTCGTGGTATTACGAGAGAATTTGTCACTATTGATGACACAGCTATCTGGAAGCAAATCTTATTACACACGGGTTAA
- a CDS encoding ABC transporter ATP-binding protein produces the protein MAKIQLKNICKRWGSTTGVRDFNLDIEDKEFIVFLGPSGCGKTTTMRMIAGLEDPTEGEIYIGDTCVNGLDPKDRDISMVFQSYGLYPNLTVYENIRFPLKIRKVDPATHDARVNKASDMVELGKLLDRYPRELSGGQRQRVALARAIVREPNVFLMDEPLSNLDAKLRVSTRAQIKHLQHSLQTTTIYVTHDQIEAMTLADRVVVMSMGELQQLGTPTEIYDRPANTFVASFIGSPAMNLLNGTINNGAFTADNSNIKDVPSSLPNNVTIGFRAEDITVSTEENGDIVAPVYSVELLGDSTLISVKIGDALLIAKADKTFRADIGQSVSFIIPPEARHWFDQENGARIDI, from the coding sequence ATGGCCAAGATACAACTAAAAAACATTTGTAAACGTTGGGGCTCCACAACAGGAGTCAGAGATTTCAATTTAGACATTGAAGACAAAGAGTTTATCGTATTCTTAGGCCCGTCTGGTTGTGGAAAGACAACAACAATGCGAATGATTGCAGGTCTTGAAGATCCAACAGAAGGGGAAATTTATATTGGTGATACCTGTGTAAACGGTCTAGACCCTAAGGACAGAGACATTTCAATGGTGTTTCAAAGCTATGGACTTTATCCTAATTTAACCGTTTATGAGAACATTCGATTCCCGTTAAAAATACGCAAAGTCGATCCGGCAACACACGATGCGAGAGTGAATAAAGCATCAGATATGGTTGAACTGGGAAAGCTGCTTGATCGTTATCCAAGAGAACTGTCGGGAGGGCAACGTCAGCGAGTTGCGCTGGCAAGAGCGATTGTACGAGAACCGAATGTTTTCTTAATGGATGAGCCACTCTCGAATTTGGATGCCAAGTTACGTGTCTCTACGCGAGCTCAAATTAAGCATTTACAACACTCCCTGCAAACAACCACAATCTATGTAACACACGATCAAATTGAAGCAATGACTCTCGCAGATCGAGTCGTCGTCATGAGTATGGGGGAATTACAACAACTCGGTACTCCAACAGAAATTTACGATAGACCAGCCAATACATTTGTCGCCAGCTTCATAGGTTCTCCTGCTATGAACTTGTTAAATGGGACCATCAATAACGGTGCATTTACAGCAGACAATAGCAATATCAAAGACGTTCCTTCATCACTTCCCAATAACGTCACAATAGGGTTTAGAGCAGAAGATATTACCGTCTCAACCGAAGAGAATGGCGACATTGTCGCGCCAGTTTACAGCGTTGAGCTACTCGGTGATTCCACTCTTATTTCTGTCAAAATTGGAGATGCATTATTAATTGCAAAAGCAGATAAAACCTTTAGAGCAGACATAGGTCAAAGCGTCAGCTTTATTATCCCACCGGAAGCGAGGCATTGGTTTGACCAAGAAAATGGTGCTCGCATCGACATTTAA
- a CDS encoding carbohydrate ABC transporter permease, whose amino-acid sequence MKNKTFFTFVAPSLVMMLVFIAIPLVSVFIQSFYVTQGVYETVTIETCTPSFPTSICESTEKTVPVLDETNTPVTQTAFVGLDTYKALLEPEKVSELISNGQFFDIFNSIDFYKALRFTLMFTLITLPLVIGVGLLIALAVNTASKKVKGPIIFVSLLPFIITPVIGALSIKWLFIGEGLLTRALESITGQEISMFAQGWSIELLMMFYRVWHVAPFAFVIFYAGLQSVNQDTLESAIIDGASRFQRIRYVVVPHLMPLIYFIALIHLMDTYRVFEEIIGFSSEAHVISLQWLTFDFLEPDDTGNRSISRASASSMLTMVGIIILLVPVLSRTLRDQKKG is encoded by the coding sequence ATGAAAAATAAAACTTTCTTTACCTTCGTAGCGCCTTCACTTGTGATGATGCTTGTATTTATTGCCATTCCTTTGGTTTCGGTTTTTATACAAAGCTTTTACGTCACCCAAGGCGTGTATGAAACGGTTACGATAGAAACTTGTACACCAAGTTTCCCAACGTCTATTTGTGAATCCACAGAGAAAACGGTCCCTGTTTTAGATGAAACCAATACCCCAGTCACTCAAACAGCTTTTGTAGGTCTGGATACTTACAAAGCGTTGCTCGAACCAGAGAAAGTCTCTGAACTCATTAGTAATGGGCAATTTTTTGATATTTTTAACTCTATCGACTTTTATAAAGCATTGCGCTTCACGCTAATGTTTACCCTAATAACTCTGCCTTTAGTTATTGGAGTCGGCCTACTGATTGCTCTTGCCGTCAACACGGCGTCAAAGAAAGTGAAAGGTCCGATTATCTTTGTTTCACTATTGCCCTTTATTATTACGCCAGTTATTGGTGCCCTATCCATCAAGTGGCTTTTCATAGGCGAAGGATTATTAACCAGAGCATTAGAAAGCATCACTGGCCAAGAGATATCCATGTTCGCTCAAGGCTGGAGCATAGAACTGCTCATGATGTTTTATCGCGTTTGGCATGTCGCCCCTTTTGCTTTTGTTATTTTTTATGCGGGTTTGCAATCCGTCAACCAAGACACGCTTGAATCGGCAATCATCGATGGTGCATCTCGTTTTCAACGTATTCGCTATGTGGTTGTGCCCCACTTAATGCCGTTAATTTACTTTATCGCTCTCATACACTTAATGGATACATACCGTGTGTTTGAAGAGATTATCGGTTTCTCCAGTGAAGCTCATGTTATTTCATTACAGTGGCTAACGTTTGATTTCTTAGAACCTGATGATACAGGCAACCGTTCTATCTCAAGAGCATCAGCGTCGTCTATGTTAACCATGGTTGGGATTATAATTTTACTCGTCCCTGTCTTAAGCCGCACGCTTCGTGACCAGAAAAAAGGATAA
- a CDS encoding GGDEF domain-containing protein, with product MSINDEIQLSIDQHRLFYQQMRTTTPLQALVVSCWFGVLMYHDSSVFPKLWLAIFMAFLAFRFSVYLKIKGWDDYKVASQMNAVNRNGLIAAALNGLLWSVFYIYSYYHLSERWMFLFAAFVIILMASGFITLAIHKYSFYAFFCCFIIPIIIFTFMHYENGSTLFFMAFMYLFFGFNILSLHKNINKTIIDSLKSVIENKNLANRLKELSNTDSLTTLSNRRHFDEKSYSTLKQVVELRQKFSILMIDIDYFKLYNDNYGHLQGDNVIEQVAKVMKGALIKTSDLIARYGGEEFIVMLANTSEADSERAAKTLVRIVEALEIENKHSKVSPFVTISVGVAVVAPTDDLELKEVIKKADHSLYQAKSEGRNRYCLNS from the coding sequence ATGAGTATTAATGACGAAATTCAATTAAGTATCGACCAGCATCGACTGTTTTACCAGCAAATGCGAACAACGACTCCTTTACAGGCCTTGGTTGTAAGTTGTTGGTTTGGTGTATTGATGTATCACGACTCGTCAGTTTTTCCAAAGTTATGGTTAGCAATTTTTATGGCTTTTCTTGCTTTTCGCTTCTCGGTTTATCTGAAGATAAAAGGTTGGGATGATTACAAGGTCGCGAGCCAGATGAATGCGGTTAACCGTAATGGCCTGATTGCAGCGGCATTGAATGGGCTACTCTGGTCCGTTTTCTACATCTATTCGTATTATCACCTTTCAGAGCGATGGATGTTTCTTTTCGCAGCTTTCGTTATTATTCTAATGGCGTCTGGCTTCATTACTCTTGCAATTCATAAATATTCATTTTATGCCTTTTTTTGCTGTTTTATTATTCCAATAATCATTTTTACTTTTATGCATTATGAAAATGGCAGTACATTATTTTTTATGGCTTTTATGTACCTTTTTTTCGGATTTAATATCTTGTCACTGCATAAAAATATCAACAAAACTATTATTGATAGCTTGAAAAGTGTTATTGAAAATAAAAATTTGGCGAATCGTCTAAAAGAGCTCAGCAATACAGATAGTTTGACCACACTATCGAATCGCCGACATTTTGACGAGAAAAGTTATAGCACCTTAAAGCAAGTAGTAGAATTAAGGCAAAAATTTTCCATTCTGATGATAGATATTGATTACTTCAAATTATATAATGATAACTATGGTCATTTGCAGGGCGATAATGTGATTGAACAAGTAGCCAAAGTGATGAAAGGCGCTCTGATCAAGACATCAGATCTCATCGCCAGATATGGTGGAGAAGAGTTTATTGTGATGTTAGCGAATACCAGTGAAGCTGATTCTGAAAGGGCGGCGAAAACGTTGGTTAGGATTGTCGAGGCGCTTGAAATTGAAAATAAGCATTCTAAAGTGAGCCCTTTTGTGACAATCAGTGTCGGGGTAGCGGTGGTTGCTCCAACGGATGATCTGGAGCTCAAAGAGGTTATTAAGAAAGCGGACCATTCACTCTATCAAGCAAAGTCTGAGGGGCGAAACCGCTACTGCCTTAACTCTTAA
- a CDS encoding NUDIX hydrolase, protein MRQLKTAFHPDVSPVDVSPLSKQVIIMRHAARGIVLKGEDILLLYTRRYHDYSLPGGGIDGQEDYITGLIRELKEEKIS, encoded by the coding sequence ATGCGGCAGTTAAAAACGGCTTTTCATCCTGATGTGTCTCCTGTAGACGTCTCTCCTTTAAGCAAGCAAGTTATTATTATGCGTCACGCTGCACGAGGAATTGTACTAAAAGGGGAGGACATTTTATTACTATATACGCGGCGGTATCATGATTACAGCCTTCCCGGTGGCGGAATTGATGGCCAAGAAGATTACATTACAGGTTTGATTCGTGAACTAAAGGAAGAGAAAATCTCCTAA
- a CDS encoding nuclear transport factor 2 family protein, with protein MSTFQKSKQLVRAYFDALENSNLDELDAVFSQYIASDYQWRGVYPWREIHNSKEVIDTFWKPLRSSIKHMQRRQDIFIAGNNEFGNEQWVMSMGNFMGLFDEDFLGIKATRKIVNIRYAEFNCVVDDQITKTGLFIDIIGLMDQAGAYPLPPSTGVYYNYPGPRDHNGLLFEDAKEGEGEKTLNLVNEMITDLDNLNKSGSMTCAPEVLEKTWAKDMIWYGPAGIGATYTIPRYQEQHQLPFRSSLGDKRFCGHVCRFAEGNFACFFGWPNLSNTPLGGWLGLPGGNVNAEMQVVDIYYRDGDKLSENWILIDLPYWLKQQGLDVLSRTEEILNAKNK; from the coding sequence ATGAGTACCTTTCAAAAAAGTAAACAATTGGTAAGAGCGTATTTTGATGCACTCGAAAATTCGAATTTAGACGAATTAGACGCTGTTTTCTCCCAATACATTGCATCCGATTACCAATGGAGAGGCGTCTACCCTTGGAGAGAAATTCATAATTCAAAAGAAGTTATAGATACTTTTTGGAAACCATTGAGATCATCTATAAAACACATGCAACGCCGCCAAGACATTTTCATTGCAGGTAATAATGAGTTCGGCAATGAACAATGGGTAATGAGCATGGGTAACTTCATGGGCTTATTTGACGAAGACTTTTTAGGCATAAAAGCGACACGGAAAATTGTCAATATTCGTTACGCCGAGTTCAATTGCGTCGTCGATGATCAGATCACTAAAACAGGGCTATTTATTGATATCATAGGTTTAATGGATCAAGCTGGTGCATACCCATTACCGCCCTCCACTGGGGTATATTATAATTATCCAGGCCCTAGAGATCACAATGGATTGTTGTTTGAAGACGCAAAGGAAGGAGAAGGGGAAAAAACCCTAAACCTCGTCAATGAAATGATTACCGACTTGGACAATCTCAACAAAAGCGGCTCAATGACTTGCGCACCAGAGGTGCTGGAAAAAACGTGGGCAAAAGACATGATTTGGTATGGCCCTGCTGGTATCGGTGCTACCTACACCATTCCACGTTACCAAGAACAACACCAGTTACCTTTTCGATCAAGCCTAGGAGACAAGCGTTTTTGTGGTCATGTTTGTCGCTTTGCTGAAGGCAATTTTGCGTGCTTCTTTGGTTGGCCAAATTTATCTAACACGCCACTAGGCGGTTGGTTAGGGTTGCCGGGAGGAAACGTTAATGCAGAAATGCAAGTGGTTGATATTTATTATCGTGATGGCGATAAGCTCAGCGAAAATTGGATACTGATTGATCTACCCTATTGGTTAAAACAACAAGGTCTGGATGTGTTATCACGCACAGAGGAAATATTAAACGCAAAAAACAAATGA
- a CDS encoding ester cyclase, with amino-acid sequence MNNTEVKQAPFTLNNDVTKTETTRAVIDAMVNGLNDHDINGMGRFFDEDFRWIGNTGCGFKNGLQEFQENWQRPFQAAFSEKVCTDEVRIAEGEWMAAFGRQNAKHTGEFMGIAPTGQDVEIRYMDFWKVVDGKIVDNWVMVDFPYVLKQLGRDIFNGEGWEKKDSQTAQHPITPLK; translated from the coding sequence ATGAACAATACTGAAGTAAAACAAGCTCCCTTCACATTGAATAACGATGTAACAAAGACAGAAACCACCAGAGCCGTTATTGATGCTATGGTGAATGGTTTAAATGACCATGATATTAATGGCATGGGGCGTTTTTTTGATGAGGATTTCCGTTGGATTGGTAATACAGGATGCGGCTTCAAAAACGGCCTTCAAGAATTCCAAGAAAATTGGCAACGTCCTTTCCAAGCCGCTTTCAGTGAAAAAGTGTGCACTGACGAAGTACGCATTGCTGAAGGTGAATGGATGGCGGCTTTTGGGCGACAAAATGCTAAGCACACTGGTGAGTTTATGGGGATAGCGCCCACCGGACAGGATGTTGAAATTCGTTATATGGACTTTTGGAAAGTCGTCGATGGTAAAATAGTCGATAATTGGGTTATGGTTGATTTCCCTTATGTTCTAAAACAACTAGGTAGAGATATTTTTAATGGCGAAGGGTGGGAAAAGAAAGACTCGCAAACCGCTCAGCATCCAATCACACCTCTGAAGTAA
- a CDS encoding carbohydrate ABC transporter permease, whose translation MQDDTPKAFRQTPLLQISSYGFLAFWALIAAFPLVWIFIMSFKLPIDAFAQSPLDVIVGSNTASKASALSTVDIILGGVFAYYAYQIPTKFYRTTLEYFVPNQNKNMGAFALILSYVFVLIGCALYLLPAISSLVNTILSVIPLVSLLAEPFIGYTLEHYYSVWVDNTFYIQFKNSLIVTVGVVTISLTVGTLAAYALSRTASNIAIWLLITALVFRALPHSVLVTGYLPFFIESKEILEPLWNMPIIGWLLGLFADVPPTLYGQPLAVIAVLVAINQPFTIWMLRSFFMNVPKELDEAARVDGCTHFQAFRKVILPVMWPGLITTGLFSFLLAYNDYLVTSLLLDNQNQTMVPAITAYFNRETTATDQVEAIAAATSITAPLFILVMLFQKQIVSGLTAGAVKG comes from the coding sequence ATGCAAGACGATACACCTAAAGCATTTAGACAAACGCCTTTATTGCAAATAAGTAGCTACGGCTTTCTCGCTTTTTGGGCGCTCATTGCAGCCTTTCCACTCGTGTGGATTTTTATAATGAGCTTTAAATTACCAATAGATGCCTTTGCTCAAAGCCCTCTCGACGTTATTGTTGGATCAAACACCGCGTCTAAGGCCAGTGCTCTGAGTACTGTCGATATTATCCTTGGAGGTGTTTTTGCGTATTACGCTTATCAAATACCAACAAAGTTTTATCGGACAACGCTTGAATATTTTGTTCCAAACCAAAATAAAAACATGGGCGCGTTTGCGCTTATTTTATCCTATGTATTTGTTTTGATTGGTTGCGCACTTTATCTTTTGCCTGCTATCAGTAGCTTAGTAAATACCATCTTAAGTGTTATCCCACTGGTGTCTCTTTTAGCGGAACCGTTTATTGGGTATACCCTAGAGCATTATTACTCTGTCTGGGTGGACAATACGTTTTATATCCAATTCAAAAACTCTCTGATTGTCACCGTTGGAGTGGTAACCATTTCCTTGACTGTCGGTACTCTGGCCGCTTATGCACTTTCAAGAACGGCATCCAATATTGCGATTTGGTTATTGATAACGGCTCTGGTTTTCAGAGCATTGCCTCACTCGGTCTTAGTTACGGGTTATTTACCTTTTTTCATCGAGTCTAAAGAGATTTTAGAGCCTTTGTGGAACATGCCTATAATTGGCTGGTTGCTTGGTTTATTTGCTGACGTACCTCCGACTTTATACGGTCAACCTTTGGCTGTTATTGCGGTACTTGTTGCCATAAATCAGCCATTCACTATTTGGATGTTACGCTCTTTCTTTATGAACGTTCCTAAAGAGCTTGATGAAGCAGCGCGCGTTGATGGTTGCACGCATTTTCAAGCATTTAGAAAAGTCATACTCCCTGTTATGTGGCCGGGGTTGATTACAACAGGGCTGTTTTCTTTCTTGCTTGCCTACAACGACTATTTGGTCACATCGCTGTTGCTAGATAACCAGAACCAAACAATGGTGCCAGCCATAACAGCCTACTTCAACAGGGAAACAACGGCTACGGATCAAGTAGAAGCCATTGCTGCCGCCACCTCGATTACCGCACCACTGTTTATTCTCGTGATGCTTTTCCAAAAACAAATTGTCTCTGGTTTAACCGCTGGTGCCGTAAAAGGTTAA
- a CDS encoding ester cyclase, which yields MSIHNQNKELIGSFRMALYDFSEASLTHVINEIFSENALLKFPFPFETIASKKALVTDIYRPLASAFVGLERRDTIVMAGDSNHDSEWVGCCGYYTGSFEKPWLDIQPTGHQVSMRFHEFFRIEGGLIVEMQVVWDIPEVMMQAGVWPLSISLGREWHVPGPATQDGIIQSFYDKERSDVSLNTVADMCASLGNFAEGGVDAMALEKYWHPQCSWYGPSGIGTARGIKGFRNWHQIPFLNALPNRVGDTNKGYLFADADYVGFTAWPGMGMTISQGGWLGIAPANQKITMRSLDFWRVENGYIRENWVLIDLLDVYNQIGVDVLGRMKELNKSRLLNFEH from the coding sequence ATGTCTATACACAACCAAAATAAAGAGCTAATAGGCTCGTTTCGAATGGCTTTATATGACTTTTCCGAGGCGTCGTTAACGCATGTTATTAACGAAATCTTTTCTGAGAATGCATTGCTGAAATTTCCCTTTCCTTTTGAAACCATTGCTTCGAAAAAGGCGTTGGTCACGGATATTTATCGACCTTTAGCAAGCGCGTTTGTTGGTTTAGAGCGTCGAGACACGATTGTTATGGCAGGGGATTCAAACCACGATAGTGAGTGGGTTGGGTGTTGTGGTTATTATACAGGTTCTTTTGAAAAACCATGGTTAGACATACAACCTACCGGGCATCAAGTCAGTATGAGGTTTCATGAATTTTTTCGTATTGAGGGCGGCCTTATTGTTGAAATGCAAGTGGTATGGGACATTCCTGAAGTGATGATGCAAGCAGGTGTATGGCCACTATCGATAAGTCTGGGGAGAGAATGGCATGTTCCGGGGCCAGCAACTCAAGATGGTATTATTCAATCTTTCTATGATAAAGAACGTTCAGACGTTAGCTTGAATACAGTTGCAGACATGTGTGCATCTTTAGGGAACTTTGCCGAAGGAGGTGTGGATGCGATGGCACTGGAAAAATACTGGCACCCCCAGTGCAGTTGGTATGGGCCTTCAGGCATTGGTACAGCAAGAGGCATTAAAGGTTTTCGCAATTGGCATCAAATTCCATTTTTAAACGCGCTGCCAAATCGTGTGGGTGATACTAATAAGGGGTATCTTTTTGCGGATGCGGATTATGTCGGCTTTACCGCTTGGCCCGGTATGGGTATGACCATTAGTCAAGGCGGTTGGTTAGGCATTGCTCCTGCGAATCAAAAGATTACGATGAGAAGCTTGGATTTTTGGAGGGTGGAAAATGGTTACATTAGAGAAAATTGGGTATTGATCGATTTATTAGACGTTTACAACCAAATTGGGGTAGATGTTCTAGGCCGGATGAAGGAGCTTAATAAGTCACGCCTATTGAACTTTGAGCACTAA